In one window of Mesorhizobium sp. B2-1-1 DNA:
- the cysN gene encoding sulfate adenylyltransferase subunit CysN: MRHIMAKSLAPTDGVRDYLAAQEKKSLLRFLTCGSVDDGKSTLIGRLLSDTKQIFEDQLAALERDSRKHGTTGDDIDFALLVDGLEAEREQGITIDVAYRFFATPKRKFIVADTPGHEQYTRNMATGASTADLAIVLIDARQGVLRQTRRHSIIASLLGIRHIVLAVNKIDLVDFDRAVFDRITQDYQQFSRDLGFETIVPIPMSARYGDNVTGRSDRMEWYSGPTLIEHLETVSVDEAAAELPFRFPVQYVNRPNLDFRGFAGTIASGAISQGDEVVVAKSGKSSRVRRIVAQGGDLAQAVAGQAITLVLDDEVEISRGNMLVAPAARPQVADQFAANIVWFDEHALLPGRSYILRTETDQTSATVTDLKYRVNVNDFAREAAKSLEMNEVGICNISTRTPIAFDTFAENRTTGAFILIDRISNATVGAGMILHSLRRAENIHWQSLDVGKRVRADIKNQRPAVFWFTGLSSSGKSTIANLFEKKLFASGRHTYILDGDNVRHGLNRDLGFTDADRVENIRRVAEVARLMADAGLIVIVSFISPFSAERRMARELMAEGEFVEVFVDTPFEECARRDPKGLYARALNGEIKNFTGVDSPYEAPEKPEIHLKTLGKSAEEMVDALEHWLNERDIAEDQYDNGGGI; the protein is encoded by the coding sequence ATGCGCCACATCATGGCAAAGAGCCTCGCACCTACCGACGGCGTCCGCGATTATCTGGCGGCGCAGGAGAAGAAGTCGCTGCTGCGCTTCCTCACCTGCGGCTCCGTCGACGATGGCAAGTCGACGCTGATCGGCCGTCTGCTCTCCGACACCAAGCAGATTTTCGAGGACCAGCTTGCCGCGCTCGAACGCGATTCGCGCAAGCACGGCACGACCGGCGACGACATCGATTTCGCACTGCTGGTCGACGGTCTCGAAGCCGAGCGCGAGCAAGGCATCACCATCGACGTCGCCTATCGCTTCTTCGCCACGCCAAAGCGCAAATTCATTGTCGCCGACACGCCCGGCCACGAGCAGTACACGCGTAACATGGCGACCGGCGCGTCCACCGCCGACCTGGCAATCGTGCTGATCGATGCGCGGCAAGGCGTGCTGCGCCAGACCAGGCGCCACTCGATCATCGCCTCGCTGCTCGGCATCCGCCATATCGTGCTAGCCGTCAACAAGATCGATCTCGTCGATTTCGATCGGGCGGTCTTCGACCGGATCACGCAGGACTATCAGCAGTTTTCGCGCGATCTCGGCTTTGAGACCATCGTGCCGATCCCGATGTCGGCGCGCTACGGCGACAACGTCACCGGCCGCTCCGACAGGATGGAATGGTATTCCGGCCCGACGCTGATCGAACATCTCGAAACCGTTTCGGTCGACGAGGCCGCGGCCGAGTTACCGTTCCGTTTTCCGGTGCAGTACGTCAACCGCCCCAATCTCGATTTTCGCGGCTTCGCCGGAACGATCGCCTCGGGCGCGATCTCGCAAGGCGACGAGGTCGTCGTCGCCAAATCGGGCAAATCCTCCCGCGTCAGGCGCATCGTCGCGCAGGGTGGCGACCTCGCCCAGGCCGTGGCCGGCCAGGCCATCACGCTTGTCCTCGATGACGAGGTCGAGATTTCCAGGGGCAACATGCTGGTGGCGCCTGCCGCACGCCCGCAGGTCGCCGACCAGTTCGCCGCCAACATCGTCTGGTTCGACGAACATGCGCTGCTGCCGGGCCGCTCCTATATCCTGCGCACCGAGACCGACCAGACCAGCGCTACCGTCACCGATTTGAAATATCGGGTCAATGTCAATGACTTTGCCCGTGAAGCTGCCAAGTCGCTCGAGATGAACGAAGTGGGCATCTGCAACATCTCGACGCGCACGCCGATCGCTTTCGACACCTTCGCCGAGAACCGTACAACCGGCGCGTTCATCCTGATCGACCGCATCAGCAACGCCACGGTCGGCGCCGGCATGATCCTGCATTCGCTGCGCCGTGCCGAGAACATCCATTGGCAATCGCTCGATGTCGGCAAGCGGGTACGTGCCGACATCAAGAACCAGCGGCCCGCCGTGTTCTGGTTCACCGGGCTGTCGAGCTCGGGCAAATCGACCATCGCCAACCTGTTCGAGAAGAAGCTGTTTGCCTCCGGGCGCCATACCTACATTCTCGACGGCGACAATGTCCGCCACGGCCTCAACCGCGATCTCGGCTTTACCGACGCCGACCGCGTCGAAAACATCCGCCGCGTCGCCGAAGTGGCCCGCCTCATGGCCGATGCAGGGCTGATCGTCATCGTTTCCTTCATTTCGCCTTTCAGCGCCGAGCGGCGCATGGCCCGCGAATTGATGGCCGAAGGCGAGTTCGTCGAAGTGTTCGTCGACACGCCGTTCGAGGAATGCGCCAGGCGTGACCCGAAAGGCCTCTACGCCCGCGCGCTCAATGGCGAGATCAAGAATTTCACCGGTGTCGACTCGCCTTACGAAGCGCCGGAAAAACCGGAAATCCATCTGAAGACGCTCGGCAAATCGGCCGAGGAGATGGTAGATGCCCTGGAACACTGGCTGAACGAGCGTGACATTGCCGAAGACCAATACGACAATGGCGGCGGCATCTGA
- the cysD gene encoding sulfate adenylyltransferase subunit CysD — MTTALTHLQRLEAESIHIFREVAAAFAKPVMLYSVGKDSSVLMHLAMKAFYPAKPPFPFLHVDTTWKFREMIAFRDQMAQKLGFDLLVHVNQDGVRDNINPFDHGSNTHTHVMKTVALRQALDKYGFDAAFGGARRDEEKSRAKERIFSFRNAQHVWDPKNQRPEMWKIFNTRIATGESIRVFPLSNWTELDIWQYILQENIPIVPLYFAKQRPVVERDGMLILKDDDRMKLRPGEAIENRLVRFRTLGCYPLTGAIESEADTLEAIVGEMLTARTSERQGRLIDRDEAGSMEKKKREGYF, encoded by the coding sequence ATGACAACAGCGCTTACGCACCTGCAGCGGCTTGAGGCCGAGTCAATCCACATATTCCGTGAAGTCGCGGCCGCCTTCGCCAAGCCGGTCATGCTCTATTCCGTAGGCAAGGATTCGTCCGTGCTGATGCACCTGGCGATGAAGGCATTCTATCCCGCCAAGCCGCCCTTTCCGTTCCTTCATGTCGACACAACCTGGAAATTTCGCGAGATGATCGCCTTTCGCGATCAGATGGCGCAAAAACTCGGTTTCGATCTCCTGGTTCACGTCAACCAGGATGGCGTGCGCGACAACATCAATCCCTTCGATCATGGCTCGAACACGCACACCCATGTGATGAAGACCGTGGCGCTGCGCCAGGCGCTCGACAAATACGGTTTCGATGCCGCCTTTGGCGGCGCCCGCCGCGACGAGGAAAAATCGCGCGCCAAGGAGCGCATCTTTTCCTTCCGCAACGCCCAGCATGTCTGGGATCCGAAGAACCAGCGTCCCGAAATGTGGAAGATCTTCAACACCCGCATCGCCACGGGTGAATCGATCCGCGTCTTTCCGCTGTCCAACTGGACCGAGCTCGACATCTGGCAGTACATCCTGCAGGAGAACATCCCGATCGTGCCGCTCTATTTCGCCAAGCAGCGGCCGGTCGTGGAACGCGATGGCATGCTCATCCTCAAGGACGACGATCGCATGAAATTGCGCCCCGGTGAGGCGATCGAGAATCGGCTGGTGCGCTTCCGCACGCTCGGCTGCTACCCGCTGACCGGCGCCATCGAATCGGAAGCAGACACGCTGGAAGCTATCGTCGGCGAGATGCTGACCGCGCGCACCTCCGAACGGCAGGGCCGCCTGATCGACCGGGACGAAGCCGGCTCGATGGAAAAGAAGAAGCGCGAGGGGTATTTCTGA
- a CDS encoding O-antigen ligase family protein: MSQLSSIRRQFSPARINIYFSIACFFFPPVLGSVVSFVFNGGGLWSVLLIASKKRRFNIDRAMMALTIAIYAYCAANLLASLANNAIVRDAPHLIPLVTFLFFPLSYSTWSITQKTTLVRIIILSSMAACFVALLLAIIQQYWIGMRAEGGAGNAIVFATVVCLAVMACVAGALSGIERHKSALICAALGGTIAIIYSGTRIIWLALLISGIAVLLINQHWLKGKNAVRLLLLLAAIGVAVAVIGFHTISDRFDFLRSDWDALGAHGNSDTSLGIRVALWDIGLKAFRDMPLFGHGVGANQLLIRQGFQDLFAKTAGFNHFHNGFLTALVQAGILGAVTLAAIFVVAGRNAALVLRNSADPIERFGATMVVVMVITYLTAGMTGILIGQDILDSVFMVFLVSGTYLASGRQAPLPEEMPLPPVTQ, from the coding sequence TTGAGCCAGCTTTCATCGATAAGACGGCAGTTCTCGCCCGCGCGGATCAATATCTATTTTTCCATCGCTTGCTTCTTTTTTCCACCGGTCCTGGGGTCTGTGGTGAGCTTCGTGTTCAACGGCGGCGGCCTGTGGTCGGTTCTTTTGATCGCCTCGAAAAAGAGGCGCTTCAACATCGACCGGGCGATGATGGCGCTCACGATCGCGATCTATGCCTATTGCGCGGCAAATCTCCTGGCTTCGCTCGCCAATAACGCAATTGTCAGGGATGCGCCGCATCTGATCCCGCTCGTCACCTTCCTGTTTTTCCCCCTCTCCTATTCAACCTGGAGCATTACGCAGAAAACAACCCTTGTCCGGATCATAATCCTCAGCAGCATGGCCGCCTGTTTCGTCGCGCTGCTGTTGGCGATCATCCAGCAATATTGGATCGGGATGAGGGCGGAGGGCGGAGCGGGAAATGCGATCGTGTTCGCCACGGTCGTCTGCCTTGCAGTGATGGCCTGCGTGGCCGGTGCCCTGTCGGGCATCGAAAGGCACAAGAGTGCGCTGATCTGCGCAGCGCTCGGCGGAACGATCGCCATCATCTATTCCGGCACGCGTATCATCTGGCTGGCGCTGCTGATTTCCGGCATTGCCGTGCTGTTGATCAACCAGCATTGGCTGAAAGGGAAGAATGCCGTCCGTCTGCTGCTTCTGCTGGCGGCGATCGGCGTCGCGGTCGCCGTTATCGGCTTCCATACGATATCCGACAGATTTGATTTTCTGCGCTCTGATTGGGACGCGCTTGGGGCGCACGGCAATTCCGACACCTCGCTTGGAATACGTGTTGCCCTCTGGGACATCGGCCTGAAGGCATTCCGCGACATGCCCTTGTTCGGACACGGAGTGGGCGCCAACCAGCTCTTGATCAGGCAGGGCTTCCAAGACCTGTTCGCGAAAACGGCAGGTTTCAATCATTTCCACAATGGCTTCCTGACGGCATTGGTACAGGCGGGCATCCTGGGCGCCGTGACTTTGGCGGCGATCTTTGTCGTCGCCGGCAGAAACGCCGCCCTGGTCCTGCGCAACAGCGCCGACCCGATCGAGCGCTTTGGCGCCACCATGGTCGTCGTCATGGTGATCACCTACCTGACGGCTGGGATGACAGGCATCCTGATCGGCCAAGACATCCTGGATTCGGTGTTCATGGTCTTCCTGGTATCCGGGACCTATCTTGCGTCGGGACGTCAGGCCCCGTTGCCGGAAGAGATGCCGCTTCCGCCAGTCACGCAATAG
- a CDS encoding NAD-dependent epimerase/dehydratase family protein, producing the protein MKVLVTGASGFIGRLVVQRLCEAGVEVRLASRYPERLASGSDIVGLPRFDAPAKDFLAVTRDVTDVVHCAGLNNDQGEATEADYRAANAELSARLAHAAAMQASGRFIQLSSVRAVIGARVSATIDEHTVPDPQCAYGCSKREGEIRVLDAYASHGRADAAVLRLPAAYASGMKGNLAMLMRLADTSLPLPTGVLTGTRSLVSADAAAQAVRHLLAHPGPLSPAYIASDVPPVSVAAVVSAFRKGLGRPVRLAAVPASLMRMAAVALGKRAFWESMTATQICDPSLLVSQGWLPETATLDRLSEIAARSRQAQPG; encoded by the coding sequence ATGAAGGTCTTGGTCACAGGCGCATCGGGCTTCATCGGACGCCTTGTCGTGCAAAGGCTTTGCGAGGCAGGGGTGGAGGTTCGCCTCGCCTCGCGCTACCCAGAAAGGCTCGCTTCGGGCAGCGACATCGTTGGCTTGCCGCGTTTCGATGCGCCGGCCAAGGACTTCCTTGCCGTCACCCGTGACGTCACGGACGTCGTTCACTGCGCCGGCTTGAACAATGATCAAGGCGAGGCCACCGAAGCCGACTACCGAGCAGCCAACGCGGAACTGAGCGCGCGGCTGGCGCATGCGGCCGCCATGCAGGCAAGCGGACGTTTCATCCAACTGTCATCGGTCCGGGCCGTGATCGGCGCCCGCGTCAGCGCAACGATCGACGAGCATACGGTCCCCGATCCGCAATGCGCCTACGGGTGCTCGAAACGCGAGGGCGAGATCAGGGTCCTGGACGCCTATGCATCGCACGGCCGCGCCGACGCCGCCGTGCTGCGCCTGCCTGCCGCCTACGCAAGCGGCATGAAGGGCAATCTGGCAATGCTGATGCGCCTGGCCGATACAAGCCTGCCGCTGCCGACGGGTGTACTGACGGGAACCCGCTCGCTGGTGTCGGCCGACGCAGCCGCGCAAGCCGTGCGGCATTTGTTGGCTCATCCGGGGCCGCTCAGCCCTGCCTATATAGCCAGCGACGTGCCTCCGGTGTCGGTGGCAGCCGTCGTAAGCGCCTTCCGTAAGGGACTTGGGCGGCCGGTGCGCCTGGCTGCCGTACCGGCCAGCCTGATGCGGATGGCCGCGGTGGCGCTAGGCAAGCGGGCGTTTTGGGAAAGCATGACGGCGACACAGATATGCGACCCTTCCCTGCTCGTCTCGCAGGGCTGGCTGCCGGAAACAGCGACGCTTGATCGTCTAAGCGAAATCGCGGCGCGCAGCAGGCAAGCTCAACCTGGATAA
- a CDS encoding sugar transferase has translation MKTAKQIFDLAGAALLLLVTSPVLALAVLAVRISSPGPAIFSQTRVGRDGVLFRCHKLRTMYVGTPSLPSHEAPANAVTPAGKTLRKFKLDELPQFWNVLKGEMSLVGPRPCLPTQTELIECRRRLGVSSALPGITGLAQVKGIDMSDPALLAETDADYLKVASIGLDLRILIATIYPG, from the coding sequence ATGAAGACAGCCAAGCAAATCTTCGATCTTGCCGGCGCGGCGCTGCTGCTCCTGGTCACTTCACCCGTCCTGGCGCTCGCTGTCCTGGCTGTTCGTATATCGTCGCCCGGTCCGGCCATCTTTTCTCAAACGCGGGTTGGCCGCGATGGCGTGCTCTTTCGCTGTCACAAATTGCGCACGATGTATGTCGGCACGCCATCCTTGCCTTCGCACGAGGCGCCGGCGAATGCCGTGACGCCGGCCGGAAAGACCCTGCGGAAGTTCAAGCTCGATGAGCTGCCGCAGTTCTGGAATGTTCTGAAGGGCGAGATGAGCTTGGTCGGACCGCGTCCCTGTCTGCCGACGCAAACCGAGCTGATCGAGTGCCGCCGACGGCTGGGCGTTTCATCGGCGCTTCCCGGCATCACCGGCCTGGCTCAGGTCAAGGGCATCGACATGTCGGACCCGGCCCTATTGGCCGAAACCGATGCCGACTATCTCAAGGTCGCCTCGATCGGCCTTGATCTTCGCATCCTGATCGCGACGATTTATCCAGGTTGA
- a CDS encoding nucleoside-diphosphate sugar epimerase/dehydratase, with amino-acid sequence MKSYVEAVPGLRPTMRRAIIMIQDIAMVLVAVALSLTLSQSRLSFEAFSPAGFACWASIIILSHLLFRYCGLYNTVWRFASTPDFFNILKGCAILTIVLYCVSLFVRSFQPVAGLNERQFIVFFLVSFTIISAPRIFYRFFRDGASWRILSRGKASTKRAVFVGKLSEADVIIRFTRTTQPVEYSIAGIMAIEHGVPQGTRIQGVPVVATRPRLIEVLEEYAKGTTSLDLLIFGSGAEHEIEEYSELVRVARQGDIAVVQFSGLSQLGQEGKLVLDEVEMETILRRPTVPSDIERIGAFVGGKRVLVTGGAGSIGRTLVKRSLELGAEAVLVADNSEFGIFQLSQYVEEKDHDRLKVRIVDVADRRQMTRVVTEFKPDIVFHAAALKHVPLLEENWDSAIQTNVFGTLVCAEVAAKCGVKQFVLVSSDKAVDPTSVLGLTKRAAEQIVSALHETPAGEPGARRPATKFIAVRFGNVFGSNGSVATIFQAQIEAGGPVTITDRRMTRYFMTVAEAVDLVIMSAADAASRKAGDDYAVYMLDMGKPVPILEVAETMIRMSGKSPYTDIPIRFTGIRPGEKLHETLHGEDEELVELGISKIFGLSTDVAEWSDVQAALAALQQSVKSQDKASSLAVLAGLDHTKKVRGDVPEAVIPKAAGQAN; translated from the coding sequence ATGAAATCCTATGTAGAAGCTGTACCCGGACTCCGGCCCACAATGCGTCGCGCCATCATCATGATTCAAGACATCGCCATGGTTCTGGTGGCGGTGGCGCTTAGCCTGACTTTATCGCAGTCGAGGCTTTCGTTCGAAGCGTTCTCTCCTGCGGGTTTCGCTTGCTGGGCGAGCATCATTATTCTTAGTCATCTGTTATTCAGATATTGCGGCCTCTACAATACTGTGTGGCGCTTCGCCTCGACGCCGGATTTCTTCAACATCCTGAAGGGCTGCGCAATACTGACCATCGTCCTTTACTGTGTTTCGCTTTTTGTTCGTTCCTTTCAGCCGGTGGCGGGCCTCAATGAGCGCCAGTTCATCGTCTTCTTCCTGGTTTCTTTCACGATCATCTCGGCGCCCCGGATTTTCTACCGGTTCTTTCGCGACGGCGCGAGCTGGCGCATTCTGAGTCGCGGCAAAGCTTCGACCAAGAGAGCGGTGTTTGTCGGCAAGCTGAGCGAGGCCGACGTAATCATCCGTTTCACGCGCACGACGCAGCCTGTAGAGTATTCAATTGCAGGGATTATGGCGATTGAACACGGTGTTCCGCAGGGCACTCGGATCCAGGGCGTTCCCGTCGTGGCCACCCGCCCCCGCCTGATCGAGGTGCTGGAAGAATACGCCAAGGGTACGACAAGCCTGGACCTGCTGATTTTCGGCAGCGGCGCCGAACATGAGATCGAGGAGTATTCGGAGCTCGTCCGTGTTGCCCGGCAAGGCGACATAGCGGTGGTGCAGTTCTCGGGGCTTTCGCAGCTTGGCCAGGAAGGAAAGCTCGTTCTCGACGAGGTCGAGATGGAAACGATCCTGCGCCGCCCCACGGTTCCGTCCGACATCGAACGGATCGGGGCCTTCGTCGGCGGCAAGCGCGTCCTGGTCACCGGCGGCGCCGGTTCCATCGGCCGCACCCTGGTCAAGAGGTCACTGGAACTGGGCGCGGAGGCGGTGCTGGTTGCCGATAATTCCGAGTTCGGCATTTTCCAGTTGAGCCAATATGTCGAAGAGAAGGACCACGACCGCCTCAAGGTCCGCATTGTCGATGTCGCCGACCGGCGCCAGATGACGCGTGTCGTCACCGAGTTCAAGCCGGACATCGTTTTCCACGCCGCGGCACTGAAGCATGTGCCTTTGCTCGAGGAAAACTGGGATTCGGCCATCCAGACCAATGTCTTCGGAACGCTTGTCTGTGCCGAGGTTGCCGCCAAATGCGGCGTCAAGCAATTCGTGCTTGTTTCGAGCGACAAGGCCGTGGACCCGACATCCGTGCTGGGCCTGACGAAGCGCGCGGCCGAACAGATCGTCAGCGCCTTGCATGAAACGCCCGCCGGCGAGCCCGGCGCGCGGCGCCCCGCCACCAAGTTCATAGCCGTTCGGTTCGGCAATGTCTTTGGCAGCAATGGCTCGGTCGCAACCATATTCCAGGCGCAGATCGAGGCCGGAGGTCCGGTCACCATAACCGACCGGCGCATGACGCGCTATTTCATGACCGTGGCCGAAGCCGTCGACCTCGTCATCATGTCGGCTGCCGATGCCGCCTCGCGGAAAGCCGGCGACGACTACGCCGTCTACATGCTCGACATGGGCAAACCGGTGCCGATCCTCGAAGTTGCCGAGACGATGATCCGCATGTCCGGAAAAAGCCCATACACGGACATCCCCATTCGCTTCACCGGAATCCGGCCCGGTGAAAAACTCCATGAAACGTTGCATGGTGAGGATGAGGAGCTGGTCGAACTCGGCATTTCCAAGATTTTTGGCCTGAGCACCGATGTCGCGGAATGGTCCGATGTCCAGGCGGCGCTTGCGGCCCTGCAGCAATCCGTGAAGAGCCAGGACAAGGCATCCTCGCTCGCGGTGCTTGCGGGTCTTGACCATACCAAGAAGGTAAGAGGGGACGTGCCCGAGGCCGTGATCCCGAAAGCGGCCGGGCAGGCGAACTGA
- a CDS encoding phosphomannomutase has translation MKFGSSGLRGLASELVGKPSGLYTEAFAWRLVADGVRSKGKVFVGRDLRDSSPTIAANCMAALAASGFQPIDCGAIPTPALALYAGQHDAAALMVTGSHIPADRNGIKFYSPRGEITKADEAAMAHYAAERLDAYCPPPPIGTALPGHHDNAIAAYRARADDILEPGSLSGLRLGVYQHSSVAADLLVEVLRSFGADVTPVGKSETFVPVDTEAVDETTIAKFKGWAREFHLDAIVSTDADADRPLIADENGDLFRGDLIGLATALFLRADIVVTPVTSNSGISKAFGFTVLRTKVGSPFVVEAMEASHHPGKIVVGFEANGGVLLGSDCSLHGKTLTALPTRDSLLPILAVLGMVASTRKSLSGLRALWNLPACASERLENFPVESSRSLMRRLADRAALQRFLAPFGTVAEVDETDGLRTQMLTGEIIHLRPSGNAPELRCYSEAADPGRARAIVALTLDRALAIASTNEAEVIS, from the coding sequence ATGAAGTTTGGATCAAGTGGCCTGCGAGGGTTGGCTTCAGAATTAGTCGGGAAACCCAGCGGCCTTTATACGGAGGCTTTCGCTTGGCGTCTCGTTGCCGATGGGGTCCGATCGAAGGGCAAGGTGTTCGTTGGTCGCGACTTGCGCGATAGCAGTCCGACGATCGCCGCCAACTGCATGGCTGCCTTGGCGGCAAGTGGGTTTCAACCGATCGATTGCGGTGCCATTCCAACGCCAGCCTTGGCGTTGTATGCCGGGCAGCATGACGCAGCGGCGCTCATGGTTACGGGTTCGCACATCCCTGCGGACCGCAATGGCATCAAGTTCTATAGCCCGCGGGGCGAGATCACCAAGGCCGATGAAGCCGCTATGGCACACTATGCTGCCGAACGGCTAGACGCCTATTGCCCCCCGCCGCCAATAGGTACGGCTTTGCCGGGGCATCACGACAATGCGATCGCCGCCTATCGCGCGCGCGCTGATGACATCTTGGAGCCTGGGTCCCTTTCGGGCCTGAGGCTCGGCGTCTATCAGCACAGTTCGGTCGCGGCGGATCTTCTGGTGGAGGTTCTCCGATCCTTTGGCGCAGATGTGACACCTGTCGGGAAATCGGAGACCTTCGTACCCGTCGATACCGAAGCCGTTGACGAAACCACAATTGCAAAGTTCAAGGGTTGGGCGCGAGAATTCCACCTCGACGCCATCGTGTCGACCGATGCCGATGCTGATCGGCCACTGATTGCCGACGAGAATGGTGACCTGTTTCGCGGCGACCTGATCGGCCTCGCCACGGCTCTGTTCCTGCGGGCTGACATCGTGGTGACGCCCGTGACTTCGAATTCAGGTATTTCGAAAGCCTTCGGTTTTACGGTTCTGAGAACGAAGGTCGGATCTCCCTTTGTTGTCGAAGCCATGGAAGCCTCACACCACCCCGGGAAAATCGTTGTGGGCTTTGAAGCCAATGGTGGCGTTCTCTTGGGGTCGGACTGTTCGCTACACGGCAAGACATTGACGGCATTGCCGACACGGGATTCACTGCTCCCCATCCTGGCTGTCCTCGGGATGGTCGCATCGACAAGAAAATCGCTGTCAGGTCTGCGCGCGTTGTGGAATCTTCCGGCTTGTGCAAGCGAACGCCTTGAGAATTTCCCGGTGGAGAGTTCGCGCAGCTTGATGCGCCGGCTCGCGGATCGGGCTGCACTGCAGCGATTTCTGGCCCCGTTCGGAACTGTTGCTGAAGTTGACGAGACCGACGGCCTAAGGACACAGATGCTGACTGGCGAGATCATCCATCTGCGGCCGTCCGGCAACGCGCCTGAACTTCGCTGTTATTCGGAGGCAGCAGACCCAGGCAGAGCGAGAGCTATTGTGGCGCTGACGCTCGACAGGGCGCTGGCGATCGCATCCACAAACGAAGCAGAGGTCATTTCATGA
- a CDS encoding mannose-1-phosphate guanylyltransferase/mannose-6-phosphate isomerase, whose translation MKVVPVIISGGAGSRLWPASRQSHPKPFLKVADGHSLIQHTVLRAASIEGVVELVAVTSGDHLFLTKDDFDELDSVVLPRTFLLEPEGRDTAAAVAAATVHAKATQGPDAILCVFPADHMIGNLPAFLDVMGRAIEYAKLGRIATLGISPTRPDTAFGYIEADGEKVVRFVEKPDLDTAKAYVASKRFFWNAGIFCFSAQRMLDEMALHCPEVIQTVSDSYENGRFSQGEGFAKIELAPEHFGSAPRISLDHAVMEKANNLAVVPCDMDWNDIGSWNAMADLIAPDESGNRLRGDVHMVDTTGSYVSSDKRVIGTVGVSDLVIVDSPDALLVASRDRVQDVKKLFEGLKASGHEAHLVHSTVHRPWGTYTVLEEGERFKIKRIEVKPGRRLSLQMHYHRSEHWVVVSGSAKIVNGDQELFLATNESTYIPCGHKHRLENPGRIDLVIIEVQSGDYLGEDDIVRFDDVYGRA comes from the coding sequence ATGAAAGTGGTTCCCGTCATCATCAGCGGTGGAGCCGGATCGCGACTATGGCCTGCCTCAAGGCAATCGCACCCCAAGCCTTTTCTTAAAGTGGCGGACGGGCATTCGCTTATTCAGCACACAGTGCTGCGCGCCGCGTCGATTGAGGGCGTGGTGGAACTCGTGGCTGTAACGTCCGGGGACCACCTTTTCCTCACAAAGGACGACTTCGACGAACTGGATTCGGTTGTGTTGCCGCGTACGTTTCTGCTCGAGCCGGAAGGCCGGGATACGGCCGCTGCCGTGGCGGCAGCCACTGTCCATGCCAAGGCAACGCAGGGCCCTGATGCGATTCTTTGCGTCTTCCCGGCCGATCACATGATTGGCAACCTGCCCGCATTTCTAGACGTTATGGGCCGGGCCATCGAATATGCAAAACTGGGGCGGATTGCCACACTGGGCATCAGCCCAACCAGACCGGACACGGCATTCGGCTACATCGAAGCCGATGGTGAGAAAGTCGTCCGCTTCGTTGAAAAGCCGGATCTCGACACAGCCAAGGCCTATGTCGCCTCCAAACGCTTCTTCTGGAACGCGGGGATATTCTGCTTCAGCGCGCAACGCATGCTCGACGAGATGGCTTTGCATTGCCCCGAAGTGATCCAGACGGTTTCCGACAGTTATGAGAACGGCCGATTCAGTCAAGGCGAAGGCTTTGCCAAAATCGAACTCGCGCCCGAGCATTTTGGCTCCGCTCCGCGAATCTCTCTCGATCACGCGGTTATGGAGAAGGCAAACAATCTTGCCGTGGTTCCTTGCGACATGGATTGGAACGACATCGGATCTTGGAACGCCATGGCCGATTTGATCGCTCCTGACGAAAGCGGCAACAGGCTGCGCGGCGATGTTCATATGGTCGACACCACCGGCAGCTATGTAAGTTCCGACAAGCGCGTCATCGGCACGGTCGGGGTCAGCGATCTGGTGATCGTCGATTCTCCCGACGCATTGCTTGTCGCCTCCCGCGATCGCGTTCAAGACGTCAAGAAGTTATTCGAGGGCCTCAAGGCTTCCGGGCATGAGGCGCATTTGGTCCACAGCACCGTACATAGGCCGTGGGGCACCTATACGGTTCTGGAGGAAGGCGAGCGCTTCAAAATCAAACGCATCGAGGTGAAGCCCGGCAGACGTTTGAGCCTGCAAATGCACTACCATCGCTCCGAGCACTGGGTCGTGGTCAGCGGGTCCGCGAAAATAGTCAATGGCGACCAGGAGCTGTTCCTGGCGACAAACGAGTCAACCTACATCCCCTGCGGTCATAAACACAGGCTGGAGAACCCGGGCCGGATTGACCTGGTGATCATTGAAGTGCAAAGCGGCGATTATCTCGGCGAGGACGATATCGTGCGTTTTGACGACGTATACGGCCGCGCCTGA